ATTGATCCGTAGAGCCAGACCGAGAGCATGCGATACGAGCGGTGAAGGCCGCGTAGAACTCTAGCCTTCCCTTGCATTCGGAGTTTTGAGTAGGCACACCATAGCGATCGCCGATTGTCTGAGCTAGCGTTTGATCAAACCTCCTCGAACGCGGAATGTTCCTCAAGCTTGGGGTGCGTTGGCGGGTGTTATTCGGGCTGGGCAATCCGGGCGGCGCCCAGGTCTCAACCGGGCCGGCAAGGGGCGTAATTCGGTGATCATCAATTCAATTTTTGGCTGGTTCTCCGATGATCTCGCGATCGATCTCGGCACCGCCAACACCCTGATTTACGTCAAGGGCAAAGGGATCGTTTGCAACGAGCCTTCGGTGGTCGCGGTGCAAAGGAACTCGCGCGGCTCGCGGCGAGTGTTGGCGATCGGTTCCGAGGCGAAAAAGATGCTCGGGCGCACGCCCGCCTCGATCGTCGCGATTCGGCCGCTTAGGGACGGCGTGATCGCCGACTTCGAGATCACCGAGAACATGCTCCGCTACTTCATCCGGAAGATTCACCCGGGCAAGACCCTGGTGCGTCCGCGCCCGCGAATCGTCATCGGCGTGCCCGGCGGGATCACCGCGGTCGAAAAGCGCGCGGTGCGCGAGTCGGCGGAGTCGGCGGGCGCGCGCGAAGTCTATCTGATCGAGGAGCCGATGGCGGCGGCGATTGGCGCGGGCCTTCCGATCACGGAGCCGACTGGCAATATGATCGTCGATATCGGCGGCGGCACCACCGAAGTCGCGGTGATCTCGCTGGCCGGCGTCGTCTTCACGCGCTCGGTGCGCGTCGGGGGCGACAAAATGGATGAAGCGATCATCCATCACATCCAGCGCAAGTACAACTTGCTGATCGGCGAGCGCACCGCTGAACTGATCAAGATCACGATCGGATCGGCCTACCCCGGCAACGAAATCCAGACCATGGAGATCAAGGGACGCGACCTGGTCGCCGGAGTGCCGAAGACAATCGAGATCACCGACGAGGAAATTCGCGAGGCGCTGATGGAACCGGTGCGCCAGGTGGTCGAATCGGTGCGAATCGCGCTCGAACGCACTCCCCCGGAGCTCGCCTCCGACATCGTGGACAAGGGAATCGTGCTGGCCGGCGGTGGCGCGCTGCTGCGCAACCTCGACGTTCTGCTCCGCGAAGAAACGGGGCTGCCGGTCACGCTGGCAGACGATCCGCTGACGGCGGTCGTGATGGGCGCGGGGAAGGTGCTGGACGAACTGTCGCTGCTGCGCGCCGTGACCCTTGACTGATTTTTCGGGCGGATACTTGCTGACAATGCGCCCGCGTTTCGGGGCCGAATAGTTCCCACGGGTGCCGAGGCTACTCGCGTTCCATGAAGCCCTCGAAGTTGCGCGAGCGTCCAGTTCGGCGCAGCTTGCGCAGCACCTTCGCCTCGATTTGGCGAATACGTTCGCGCGCGACGGCGAACAGTTTGCCGACCTCTTCGAGGGTGCAGTCGGTCTTCTGGCCGATTCCGAAGCGTATCCGCAGGATCTGTTGGAATAGCCGGAGTTATCGCAGCAGAAGCAGAATGGATTCGACCGGGTACTCCGGTCAGCGTCAGCGTCCGTCCGCCGACGCTTGATCTGTTTCGCCGTGGGACGCACTGGCCGCGACACGCAGAGGTTCAAGCTCGATATCGGCGTAGCGCCAGGCGTCCTTGAACTGCGCCTTGTACTTTGCGGCCTCGTCCTTCTTGCCTTCGGCTTCGAGACATTGCGAGAGTCCATAAAGCGATCGCGGATTGCCAGGGTTGACCTTCAGATCGGCGCGATAGATTGCCTCCGCCGACTGCGGCTGCCCTTGCGCGAACAACTCGGCTCCCAGCCGCTCGCGCACCGGGAAGTACCACAGCGGCGGCTCTTCATAGGCCAGCGCATCCTGCATCGCGACCGCCTCGGCGAAGTCCTGCTCGGCAAGCTTGTGGTCATTCTTCGCAGACGCGATCTCGCCGGCCAGCACTTTGGCTGAGAGAGCTGTCGTCTTCTTCGCGGTGTTGCCGTTACCGAGCGGGCGGTCGGGAGGAATCGCCGCGACGATCGCATCGAGGGCACGCTGCTCCTTCGCCGCAGCGGCCAACTTACCTTGCCCGGCATACGCCAGTCCGCGCGCGTAGTGCCAGATGGCGCTCGTATAAGGCAGGCCTTCCGGCGGCTGCGGCTCCCGCAGAATCGCGTCCCACTTCGAGAAGCGAGCCTCGACCATGTAGGGCATCGGAACCAGGAACTCGGCCATCGGCATCGAGCGAACGGCGTCGGGCGGCACTCGCGTCTCCAGCAGGTGCGCGGTCTTCAGCGCATCGACGCTGCGCCCCTCCATCATCTGCGAGTAGCAGAGGAACTGGATGTTGTGGGTGCGGTACATCAATCGATAAACGCCGCCCTCCCCGGTCTTTCCGAGGAAGGCGTCATCAACCTTGATAGCGTTTTCGTTGGTCGCGGCTGAGTCATGGAAACGTCCGGTGCGGATGTAGATGTGCGAGGGCATGTGGACCAGATGGCCGGCGCCGGGCGCGAGTGCGGCGAGCCGGTCGGCGCTTGCCATCGCGCGCGACGGATTCGGCGACGCCTCGATGGCGTGAATGTAGTAGTGATTCGCCCCCAGGTGGTTGGGATCTCTTTTCAGCACTTCCTCGAGCGTCGCGACAATCTCCAGCGTGTTGGGACCCGGCTTGCCGTCGAGACTCCAGAGTTGCCACGGGTGCAGGTCCATCAACGATTCGGCAAACAGCGTCTGGACGTCGAGATCGTCGGGATACCGATGCGCGACCGTGCGCATCGCATTCGCGTATGCTTCATCGAGCGCCGGTGAGCCGTTTCCGTCGCTGCCGTAGCGATTCATCAGCACCTCGATCAGGTCGCGCTCCTCGGGCGTCGCGTTGGCCTCTAGGGAACGGGCGCGGCGCACCGCATCGTAAGCTTTCCGACCGCGCTGCGCGTCTTCGGGCAGGTTGTAGTTTGGCCCGAGCACCAGCGCGATTCCCCACGGCGCCATGGCCATCTTCGGGTCGAGCTTCGCGGCCTGCTCGAACGAGAGCTCGGCCTCGTCGTGGTTAAAGCCGTAGGTGAACGCCAGCCCCTGATCGAAATACTTCTGCGCGAGCGGCGAACTGGTCGTGACTGGATGATGCACTGCGCCGAGACCGGAATAGAGCGGTACCTCCCCAGCCGCAGCCGACTGGGCAATCGCCGCGCCGATGAGCACTGCTGTCGCGAGCAGAGAGTTTCGATGCAGCATGAGGCACCCAGCGAGAAACGAGGACTTTCCACCGCGGCTCTCTCAAGAGCCGATCGAGGTCAACCTATATACGGGAGCATTGCGAAATGCCAGACACTTTCCAGTTGGAGCAACTTGGAATCCGGGCGGAGTGAAACCGGGCCGAGGTTCGAGGCGGAAGGTGCATTGGCCACAGAACTTGAAGCCCGGCGGATTCTGAAAGCAGAATTGTCGAAGCCGCATTTTGAGCGACGCACTCTGTGGCAAACAACTCTCGGATGCAGCTTCACCTTGTGCCTGCTGAAAATCCCGCACGCGTTGAAAACGCTGGAGTTTTTGTTTGGCCACCGTA
This genomic window from Candidatus Binatus sp. contains:
- a CDS encoding tetratricopeptide repeat protein, which translates into the protein MLHRNSLLATAVLIGAAIAQSAAAGEVPLYSGLGAVHHPVTTSSPLAQKYFDQGLAFTYGFNHDEAELSFEQAAKLDPKMAMAPWGIALVLGPNYNLPEDAQRGRKAYDAVRRARSLEANATPEERDLIEVLMNRYGSDGNGSPALDEAYANAMRTVAHRYPDDLDVQTLFAESLMDLHPWQLWSLDGKPGPNTLEIVATLEEVLKRDPNHLGANHYYIHAIEASPNPSRAMASADRLAALAPGAGHLVHMPSHIYIRTGRFHDSAATNENAIKVDDAFLGKTGEGGVYRLMYRTHNIQFLCYSQMMEGRSVDALKTAHLLETRVPPDAVRSMPMAEFLVPMPYMVEARFSKWDAILREPQPPEGLPYTSAIWHYARGLAYAGQGKLAAAAKEQRALDAIVAAIPPDRPLGNGNTAKKTTALSAKVLAGEIASAKNDHKLAEQDFAEAVAMQDALAYEEPPLWYFPVRERLGAELFAQGQPQSAEAIYRADLKVNPGNPRSLYGLSQCLEAEGKKDEAAKYKAQFKDAWRYADIELEPLRVAASASHGETDQASADGR
- a CDS encoding rod shape-determining protein, whose protein sequence is MINSIFGWFSDDLAIDLGTANTLIYVKGKGIVCNEPSVVAVQRNSRGSRRVLAIGSEAKKMLGRTPASIVAIRPLRDGVIADFEITENMLRYFIRKIHPGKTLVRPRPRIVIGVPGGITAVEKRAVRESAESAGAREVYLIEEPMAAAIGAGLPITEPTGNMIVDIGGGTTEVAVISLAGVVFTRSVRVGGDKMDEAIIHHIQRKYNLLIGERTAELIKITIGSAYPGNEIQTMEIKGRDLVAGVPKTIEITDEEIREALMEPVRQVVESVRIALERTPPELASDIVDKGIVLAGGGALLRNLDVLLREETGLPVTLADDPLTAVVMGAGKVLDELSLLRAVTLD